DNA from Paraburkholderia sp. BL10I2N1:
TGGAATGGGGACTGACTTCAACGCTTTCTCGACCAGCGGAGCAAATTCGCGGTCCACCAGCAGGAGCTTGCATTCGCCGTGGCGCAGAATGAATGCGATACCGTCAGCATCGAGGCGGCAATTGACGGCATTGAGCACGGCACCTGACAAAGGCACACCAAAGTGAGCCTCGAGCATGGCTGGGGTGTTCGGCGCGATGATCGACACCGTATCGCCCGGTTCGATCCCCAACAGAACGAGCGCCGACGCGAGGCGATAGCAACGTTCGCGGGTTTCGGCCCACGTCTGCCTGAAGTCGCCATGAATGATGGCGGTCCGTTCCGGATAGACGTCGGCGGTTCGATCGAGGAAGGTCAATGGCGTCAATGGAACGTGGTTTGCCGCGTTCTTCTCAAGTCCTCGAGAGTAGGCCTTTGCACTCATGACTTTGTCTCCGTTCATTTTTCGTAGAAAGTAGTGAAATCGCCGACCGGGCTGCGCTCCGTTACCAGCGAGTTCTCGATGCAACTGGGATCCGCGTAACCCAGGCTCATCCCGCAGACCAACATGTGATTGTCGGGAATGGACAGTTCGTCGGCGATGACACGGTGGAACTTATTGAAAGCCACCTGCGGACAGGTATCGAGGCCCCGCGCCCGGGCAGCAATCATGACGCTTTGCAGAAACATGCCGGTGTCCAGAAGACTTCCTTCTCGCATGACCCGCTCAATCGTGAAGAACAGGCCTACGGGTGCATCAAAGAAGTTGTAGTTGCGGCCGTGCTGGACGTGCATCCGCTCCTTGTCACCCTTGTGGATACCCAGCAGGCCGTAAAGACTCCAACCGACCTTGCGCCGGCGGTCCACATACGGCGCGATCCATTCGCGTGGGTAGTAATCGTAGGGCTCTTCCAGGTCTGAACTTCGTGCCGGATCATCATTCATCTCGTTGATGGCAGCGGACAGGCGGGACTTCATCGTGCCTGTCACAACATGCACATGCCAGGGCTGGATGTTGACGCCCGTTGCGCTGAAGCGCGCAACGTTGAGGATGGACTCGACTTCCTCGCGGGGAACCGGTATGGGCAGGAAAGCACGGACGCTGCGCCGGGTGACGAGCGCCCAGTCGACGGCTCGACTGACGTCGGCAAACGAGCGGGAAGGAGGAGGAGATAGACGGTCCATTTTTCCGGCATGTTGAAAGTTAATCTGGATTGAATCGTTTGATTTTTTCGAGGAGAGAGCCCATACGAGCCGCGCTCTCACACGAACCTCGGCCATGAAGCCTCATATGGCACAGACTTCAGCGCCGCCGTTAATACCGTGCTGTAACCAGTGTCGGGCGAACGAGGCCGATAGTCCATGTCCATCAACTTCAGCTCGGATGAGGTCGCCCAACACCGGCGTTCGCCTGCATTGCGGCACTGTCGGTAGCTCCTGGCGCGTTACTGGACGAAATCGCTTGCTGGAGTGCCGCCCTGAACGACCGGATGCTTTAATTGTGGTCTGCCACCCTTACCGCAGATGGACGGGCGGCTTCGACCAACGCCTCGAGTTGAGCAGGGTTGTGTGGCGGGCGGCCCCGGTCAGTGTGGCCGCGAGCGGGACGCCCTGCGCTCCGGTGATCAGGCGGCGCTTTGCACCGGGGCGGAGCGTATGCGCCCATTCGCGGTAGCGTTGGCAGAACTGGGTGTAACGGTACTCGCCAGACACTGCGGACGGGCGCGCGCTGCCAACCGAACTAGTACAACATCCCGCAAATACGTTTAATAATTATCGGGCTGCAAATAAGGCTGCAGGAGCGTGACGACCACGTCGGCCATTTCGTCGAGCGAACCCGTGCCCGGCAGCGGTTCCCAACGCCCACTATGGCTGCGAAAGGCGGCGCCATATCGATTGCGGCCGAGCTCGGTGAGGCGCGCCACGACGGTTGGCTCCTCATCGTCCAGACGTTTGATCAGCAAGTGGCGCCCGTAGGCTTGCGTGACAATCTGCTCATGGCCGAGCAGGCTGCGCAGTTGACGCTGCAGTTCAGCAGCGTGGTGTTTGGCGGGTACAACTGGCATCTGCGTTCCTCGATTACGATGCACCGCTTTGCAGCGGATAGCCCCGGAAACTCCATTTGAAGGGGCGTGCGGCCTGATTGTGCTCGCCGACGAACTGCCCGGTGCGCTCGCGCAGGTGCGCGGTGCTGGTGTGGCTGGCATGGCGCAGCACCCGGCGCGTATAACGGGCAAACCAGAGTTCGATCTGATTGACCCAGCTTGCGTGCAACGGCGTGAAGTGGAAATGAAACCGCTTGCCATGCCGCACATTGAACGCCTGCCAGACGGCCTGGGCGCGATGCGTGTTCAGATTGTCCCAAACCACGTGCACCTGTTTGTCCGGGTACGCGGCTGCCACGCGTTCCATGAAGGCTACCAGATCGTCCTGGGTGCGCCGCTCGCGGCACTCTGCCAACACCTTTCCGGTATGCACATCGAGCGCAGCAATCAACGCCTGGGTGCCGTGACGGATATATTCGAATTCACGGCGACGCAGCCGTCCTGGCGCGGGTGCCCGTCCCGGGTGCTTGCGCTCAATGGCCTGAATGCCGGTCTTCTCGCCGATGCTGAGCACTACCGCGTTTCGCGGCGCCTTGCGGTACAGCTTGCAAATCACGTTGACCTTCTCGCGAAAGGCCGGGTCCGGACTGTGCAGCCATTGCCGGACCCGGTGCGGGCGTACGTCGCCGGCCTGCAGAATGCGCTGCACGTGACTGCGGCTGATCTGCCCGACGACGCCACGCTCCACGGCACGCGCCGCAATCTCGTCGAGGGTCGGCGTGACCCGTCCCTCAGGTTCCTGTGCTTCACACGCCAGCGCAATCAACTGCAGTCGCGCTTCGTGCGTGATGCGTGGCGGACGGCCACTGCGCTCGCCCTCGCGAATACCCAGGACACCTTGCCGGGCAATGCGCTTGCGCCACAGGCAGACCGTTTGCACCGAGACACCCAGTTCCCGCGCAATCACCGTATTGGAGTGACCCTCGTGGGCCCACAACGCGATACGCGCCCGCATCACATCTCGCTGCGTAGCCGTTTTCCGCTCAATCAGCGATAGCAGTTCCTGTCGTTCTTTATTCGCCAGCTTCACTGGCGTTGCATGGCGGCCTCGACTCATCCAGACATGATATCCGAGGCAGTTAATTATTCAACCTATTTACGGGATGTTGTACTAGTTCGAGCATACGAAGCTAGCTGCGAGATTCTGGTCACCGCCGACGTATTTTGGCCACTGTGGATATTCGCACAATGGTCGGGTACGTCCAGCGGCTGGCGGAGCGAGGTCGGTGATAGTCAGGTTGTGGGGCTCGGCGCCTTTGGTGACCCAATTGTCCAGCACCGTCAGACCATCGTAGGAACCATTGAACTGTCCGCCGCCACCATGCGCCGCGCCCGGCACCAGGTAAAACTTCAGAAACTGATCAAGT
Protein-coding regions in this window:
- a CDS encoding nitroreductase is translated as MDRLSPPPSRSFADVSRAVDWALVTRRSVRAFLPIPVPREEVESILNVARFSATGVNIQPWHVHVVTGTMKSRLSAAINEMNDDPARSSDLEEPYDYYPREWIAPYVDRRRKVGWSLYGLLGIHKGDKERMHVQHGRNYNFFDAPVGLFFTIERVMREGSLLDTGMFLQSVMIAARARGLDTCPQVAFNKFHRVIADELSIPDNHMLVCGMSLGYADPSCIENSLVTERSPVGDFTTFYEK
- a CDS encoding IS630 family transposase translates to MSRGRHATPVKLANKERQELLSLIERKTATQRDVMRARIALWAHEGHSNTVIARELGVSVQTVCLWRKRIARQGVLGIREGERSGRPPRITHEARLQLIALACEAQEPEGRVTPTLDEIAARAVERGVVGQISRSHVQRILQAGDVRPHRVRQWLHSPDPAFREKVNVICKLYRKAPRNAVVLSIGEKTGIQAIERKHPGRAPAPGRLRRREFEYIRHGTQALIAALDVHTGKVLAECRERRTQDDLVAFMERVAAAYPDKQVHVVWDNLNTHRAQAVWQAFNVRHGKRFHFHFTPLHASWVNQIELWFARYTRRVLRHASHTSTAHLRERTGQFVGEHNQAARPFKWSFRGYPLQSGAS